In Prevotella sp. oral taxon 475, one DNA window encodes the following:
- the polA gene encoding DNA polymerase I, with the protein MNRLFLIDAYALIYRAYYAFIKNPRINSKGLNTSAIMGFCNTLNEVITKESPTYMGVAFDHGLTFRNEVFPQYKAQREATPEDIKRSVPIIKRILEAYRIPVLQVDGFEADDVIGTLALKAAAEGVETYMLTPDKDYAQLVRENVLMYRPRHGGGYEILKEEDINKKYGLRSPHQVIDLLALMGDSADNFPGCPGVGEKTASKLIAQFGSVEELLNRTSELKGKMREKVETAVDDIKMSKFLATIRTDVPIDLNLDHLKITEPNTAELEEIFAELEFKSFANRILNKSEKNQKNNHQQLSLFEESAHKGADTPKFASYQTVETTQTDYQLIDNEDDMRKICSLFNTKQILSLDTETTDINPINAELVGLSFSVEEKQAFYVPIPAEREAAQKIVNIFKPIYENEDIVKVGQNIKYDLEVLSHYGVQLKGQLFDTMIAHYLIQPELHHNMDYMAEVYLGYQTIHIEQLIGPKGKLQKNMRDLSPAEVYVYACEDADITLRLKNVLEPQLKEAEVEELFYQIEMPLVPVLAKMEMNGVRIDTQSLKETSEIFTLRMHDLEQNIHRLAGKAFNISSPKQVGDILFGEMKIIEKPKKTKTGQYVTSEEVLQQLRGKHPIVADILDYRALKKLLGTYVDALPKLINPRTGHIHTSFNQTVTATGRLSSSDPNLQNIPVRGEDGKEIRKCFIPEEGCEFFSADYSQIELRVMAHLSQDPNMMEAFREGYDIHAATAAKIYEKPVEEVTRDERNKAKRANFGIIYGITIFGLADRLNIDRAEAKRLIDGYFEMFPRVRQYMEECKEAARKHGYVETFFHRRRYLPDINSNNATVRGFAERNAINAPIQGSAADIIKVAMVRIDQRFQREQIRSKMILQVHDELNFSVLPAEREQVQRIVMEEMQAAYPLSVPLVADGGWGQNWLEAH; encoded by the coding sequence ATGAATCGACTCTTTCTTATCGACGCCTATGCGCTGATCTATCGCGCGTATTACGCCTTCATAAAAAACCCTCGCATCAACTCGAAAGGGCTCAATACGTCAGCCATCATGGGGTTCTGTAACACACTCAACGAGGTTATCACCAAAGAATCGCCTACTTATATGGGCGTGGCTTTCGACCATGGACTCACCTTTCGCAATGAGGTTTTCCCACAATATAAGGCACAACGCGAGGCCACACCCGAGGATATCAAGCGGTCTGTGCCTATTATCAAGCGTATTTTAGAGGCCTATCGCATCCCTGTTCTTCAGGTAGACGGGTTCGAAGCAGACGATGTCATCGGCACATTGGCCCTCAAAGCGGCGGCAGAAGGTGTTGAAACTTATATGCTTACACCGGATAAAGATTATGCTCAGCTCGTTCGCGAGAATGTGTTGATGTACCGTCCACGACATGGCGGAGGGTATGAGATCTTGAAAGAAGAGGATATTAATAAGAAATATGGCCTCCGTTCGCCTCACCAAGTGATAGACCTTCTGGCACTAATGGGCGACTCTGCCGACAATTTTCCTGGCTGTCCGGGTGTTGGAGAGAAAACTGCTTCAAAGCTGATTGCCCAGTTCGGGAGCGTTGAAGAACTGCTTAACAGAACCTCGGAGCTGAAAGGTAAGATGCGCGAAAAGGTGGAAACGGCCGTCGATGACATTAAGATGTCGAAGTTCTTAGCCACCATCCGAACTGATGTTCCTATCGACCTGAATCTCGATCATCTAAAAATAACGGAACCGAACACGGCCGAATTGGAAGAAATCTTTGCCGAACTGGAGTTCAAAAGTTTTGCGAACAGAATCTTAAATAAAAGTGAAAAGAATCAAAAAAACAACCATCAACAACTCTCTCTCTTTGAAGAATCTGCGCACAAGGGTGCAGACACGCCGAAATTCGCAAGCTATCAGACGGTAGAAACAACTCAAACAGATTATCAACTCATTGACAATGAAGATGATATGAGGAAAATCTGTTCGCTTTTCAATACAAAACAAATTCTCAGTTTAGACACAGAGACCACCGATATCAACCCTATCAATGCGGAATTGGTGGGTTTGAGCTTCTCGGTTGAAGAAAAACAAGCTTTCTATGTGCCGATTCCCGCCGAACGAGAAGCGGCTCAAAAAATCGTCAACATCTTCAAACCGATATACGAAAACGAAGACATCGTAAAGGTAGGTCAGAACATCAAGTACGACTTAGAGGTGCTTTCGCATTATGGAGTGCAACTCAAGGGGCAACTTTTCGATACGATGATTGCGCATTATCTTATCCAACCGGAACTTCATCACAACATGGACTACATGGCAGAGGTGTATCTTGGCTATCAAACCATTCACATAGAGCAGCTCATTGGACCAAAGGGTAAGTTGCAAAAGAACATGCGCGACCTCTCGCCCGCTGAGGTTTACGTCTATGCTTGCGAAGATGCCGACATTACTTTACGCCTAAAAAACGTATTGGAACCTCAACTAAAGGAAGCCGAAGTAGAAGAGCTTTTCTACCAAATAGAGATGCCTTTGGTGCCGGTTCTGGCTAAAATGGAGATGAACGGCGTGCGCATCGACACGCAATCGCTCAAAGAGACGTCGGAGATTTTTACCCTTAGGATGCATGATTTGGAACAGAACATCCATCGTTTAGCCGGAAAAGCCTTCAACATCTCTTCGCCAAAACAAGTGGGAGACATTCTTTTCGGCGAAATGAAAATCATCGAAAAGCCCAAGAAAACCAAGACCGGACAGTATGTTACCAGTGAAGAAGTGTTGCAACAGTTGCGCGGAAAACATCCCATCGTTGCCGATATACTCGACTATCGAGCCTTAAAAAAACTGCTGGGAACCTATGTCGACGCGCTGCCTAAGCTCATTAACCCGCGCACTGGACACATTCACACCTCTTTTAATCAGACCGTTACGGCTACAGGTCGCCTCTCTTCGAGCGATCCTAACCTGCAAAATATCCCCGTTCGGGGCGAAGATGGCAAAGAGATTCGCAAGTGTTTTATTCCTGAAGAAGGGTGTGAATTCTTCTCAGCAGACTATAGTCAGATTGAACTTCGTGTGATGGCGCACCTCAGTCAGGACCCAAATATGATGGAAGCCTTTAGAGAAGGTTATGACATTCATGCTGCAACGGCCGCCAAAATCTACGAGAAACCCGTTGAAGAGGTGACCCGCGACGAGCGAAACAAGGCCAAACGCGCCAATTTCGGCATCATTTACGGCATCACCATCTTTGGTTTGGCCGACCGATTGAACATCGACCGCGCCGAAGCCAAACGTCTCATAGACGGCTATTTCGAAATGTTTCCACGTGTTCGGCAGTATATGGAAGAGTGTAAAGAGGCAGCCCGCAAGCACGGCTATGTCGAAACGTTTTTTCATCGCCGCCGTTATCTGCCCGACATCAACAGCAACAACGCCACCGTTCGCGGTTTTGCAGAACGCAATGCCATCAATGCGCCCATTCAAGGGTCGGCTGCCGACATCATCAAAGTAGCGATGGTGCGCATCGATCAACGTTTTCAGCGCGAACAGATTCGCAGCAAAATGATTCTACAAGTGCACGATGAACTCAACTTTAGCGTTCTTCCCGCGGAGCGAGAGCAGGTGCAACGCATCGTAATGGAAGAGATGCAAGCCGCTTATCCCCTGTCTGTTCCCCTTGTAGCAGATGGCGGATGGGGCCAAAATTGGTTGGAAGCACATTGA
- a CDS encoding MBOAT family protein encodes MIEKLTNVLTYHPQEPMIFSSALFLLLFLGFTFIYMCLQRKCTARLLFVTAFSYYFYYKSSGFYFFLLALVTLSDYLIAATIYRHRTRRGLGKWLVALSLTIDLGLLAYFKYTNFFAGMVAQLLNNNFQPWDIFLPVGISFFTFQSLSYTIDVYRGDLKPLSSILDYAFYVSFFPQLVAGPIVRASDFAPQIRRPLTITNEMFARGVYFILIGLFKKAVISDYISLNFVDRIFDNPQLYSGLENLLGLYGYALQIYCDFSGYSDMAIGIALLLGFHFPLNFNAPYSAVSITDFWRRWHISLSTWIRDYIYISLGGNRKGKVRQYVNLLITMLLGGLWHGASLHFVAWGGMHGLALAVHKFFRTTILGRDSSYRSRGLRRGLGVFLTFNFVCFTWLFFRNTSFDASLLMLNRIFTDFHSELFLQVIMGYRYVFALILLGYVTHFIPNSWQEGVVSILGRTNVVVHALCIVAVIYIVIQVKSSTIQPFIYFQF; translated from the coding sequence ATGATAGAAAAACTGACCAACGTCTTGACGTATCATCCACAGGAACCGATGATTTTTTCGAGTGCCCTCTTCCTCCTTCTCTTCCTCGGATTCACCTTTATTTATATGTGTTTGCAACGCAAATGCACGGCAAGACTACTCTTCGTCACCGCTTTTTCCTACTATTTCTACTATAAAAGCAGCGGATTCTACTTCTTCCTACTGGCTCTTGTCACCCTGAGCGACTATCTCATTGCTGCCACAATCTATCGTCATCGCACGAGAAGAGGGCTTGGCAAGTGGCTCGTTGCCCTGAGTCTGACGATCGATCTGGGTCTTCTGGCCTACTTCAAGTACACCAATTTCTTTGCAGGAATGGTTGCCCAGCTGCTGAACAACAACTTTCAGCCTTGGGACATCTTTCTTCCCGTGGGCATTAGCTTCTTTACTTTCCAAAGCTTAAGCTACACGATAGACGTCTATCGCGGCGATTTAAAGCCACTATCCAGCATCCTCGACTATGCCTTCTACGTCTCCTTCTTTCCCCAACTCGTAGCCGGCCCGATTGTACGAGCCTCCGACTTTGCCCCACAGATACGCCGTCCGCTCACGATCACCAACGAGATGTTTGCCCGCGGCGTGTATTTCATCCTCATCGGACTGTTCAAAAAGGCTGTCATCAGCGATTATATCAGTCTGAACTTCGTTGATCGTATCTTCGATAATCCCCAACTTTACAGCGGATTGGAGAACCTTCTCGGCCTCTATGGTTATGCCCTGCAAATCTATTGCGACTTCTCCGGCTACTCCGACATGGCCATCGGCATCGCCCTTCTCCTGGGTTTCCACTTCCCGCTCAACTTCAACGCTCCTTATTCGGCCGTTAGCATCACCGATTTTTGGCGTCGTTGGCACATCTCTCTTTCCACTTGGATTCGCGATTACATCTATATCTCGCTGGGTGGAAACCGCAAAGGCAAAGTCAGACAATACGTCAACCTCCTCATCACCATGCTTTTGGGCGGATTGTGGCATGGTGCCAGCCTTCATTTTGTGGCCTGGGGAGGCATGCATGGCTTGGCTTTGGCGGTGCATAAGTTCTTTCGAACCACCATCTTAGGCCGCGATTCGTCCTATCGCAGCCGAGGTCTACGCCGAGGGTTGGGTGTGTTTCTCACGTTCAACTTCGTGTGTTTCACCTGGCTTTTCTTCCGCAACACCTCCTTCGATGCCAGTTTGCTCATGCTCAACCGCATCTTTACCGACTTCCATTCCGAACTTTTCCTCCAAGTGATCATGGGTTATCGCTATGTCTTTGCCCTGATACTGTTGGGTTATGTCACACATTTTATTCCCAATAGTTGGCAAGAGGGCGTGGTTTCCATCCTTGGTCGCACCAACGTCGTGGTGCATGCGCTGTGCATCGTGGCCGTTATCTACATCGTGATACAGGTAAAAAGCAGTACTATCCAGCCCTTCATCTATTTCCAATTCTAA
- a CDS encoding polyprenyl synthetase family protein, whose amino-acid sequence MDHLSLIHKPIRKELEDFVSFFNNALSHNDGLLSQVLEHIRNRGGKRMRPILILLITKSFGSVTSVAQHAAVGLELLHTASLVHDDVVDESGERRGQASVNASYNNKVAVLVGDYILSTALLNMALTDASDIVRDLAELGRTLSNGEILQLTNISNSRISEEVYFQVIRQKTAALFESCAVIGAKAGGAETQLIEEARIFGRNIGIIFQIRDDIFDYFDSKEIGKPTGNDMAEGKLTLPVIYALNSTKDEEMLSLARKVKARNVSSAEIARLVAFTKANGGIEYAEQRMEECRRLAIDFIEKRVGDSDLQAALTAYVNFIIDRKN is encoded by the coding sequence ATGGATCATTTGTCACTCATTCACAAACCGATACGCAAAGAGCTTGAAGACTTTGTCTCCTTCTTCAACAATGCCCTCTCGCACAACGACGGATTGCTCTCCCAGGTGTTAGAACACATCCGCAACCGAGGCGGGAAACGCATGCGTCCCATCCTCATTTTGTTGATAACCAAGAGCTTTGGCAGCGTTACCTCGGTGGCTCAACACGCTGCCGTAGGACTGGAATTGCTGCACACAGCCAGTCTTGTTCACGACGATGTGGTGGACGAAAGCGGCGAACGCCGTGGTCAAGCCTCGGTCAATGCCTCTTACAACAACAAGGTGGCAGTGCTTGTTGGCGACTACATCCTTTCCACTGCACTCCTCAACATGGCCCTGACAGATGCCTCAGACATTGTTCGCGATCTGGCAGAGCTGGGCCGAACGCTTTCCAATGGAGAGATTCTTCAACTCACCAACATCAGCAACAGTCGGATTTCTGAGGAAGTTTATTTTCAGGTGATTCGTCAGAAGACGGCCGCTTTGTTCGAATCCTGCGCCGTGATTGGGGCCAAAGCGGGTGGGGCAGAGACTCAACTGATAGAAGAAGCGCGGATTTTTGGTCGCAACATCGGCATCATTTTTCAGATTCGCGACGATATATTCGACTATTTCGATTCAAAAGAAATCGGTAAACCCACGGGCAACGACATGGCCGAAGGTAAACTCACACTGCCCGTCATCTATGCGTTGAACAGTACGAAAGACGAAGAAATGCTCTCGTTGGCTCGCAAAGTGAAAGCGCGCAACGTCTCTTCGGCCGAGATTGCTCGATTAGTGGCTTTTACAAAGGCCAACGGTGGCATCGAATACGCCGAGCAACGGATGGAGGAATGCCGACGTTTAGCCATCGACTTTATAGAGAAAAGGGTAGGGGATAGCGACCTTCAAGCCGCCCTTACGGCTTATGTCAACTTTATTATTGATAGAAAAAATTAG
- a CDS encoding GDSL-type esterase/lipase family protein — MNPSARTFTLISLIVSTLLLMHQLPSLSVCDVPLRPVNLLSAVLPEPEEAEIDVPTPTPLPPSAVPNSRKEAIHFQETWPKGVQPIVDYSAGKAGGMEHFYRQMAQIKALDRPVRIAYYGDSYIEGDILTGDLRELFQQTYGGNGVGWVDCGSHILQNRASIRQKCNGITEFAAAKKPFDKSRQGISERYFIPEEGAWAKTSGVRFHPHAARWTVSTLFFHTPTGLTLQATSRKGHGFTQTFDGEAGVQTAVLTDSTSSISYTFSHIGAGTSLFGMALESREGVVLDNFSMRASPGLTLAQVPISLLKDFNRLRPYDLIILHFGLNIATPGNPLSVIRHYARSMERVVRNLKEAFPQTSILIMSVPDRDQRTQEGLRTMKEVRQLVAFQEQLAANTQVAFFNFYEAMGGAESVAALVERGMANKDYTHLNHKGGKELAQRIFPSFKAGIKNYQQRKERQK; from the coding sequence ATGAACCCCTCTGCGCGAACATTTACCCTCATCTCCCTCATCGTCTCTACGCTGTTGCTGATGCATCAGCTCCCCTCTCTCTCTGTCTGCGACGTCCCTTTGCGACCCGTCAACCTACTGAGTGCTGTGCTTCCCGAGCCCGAAGAGGCCGAGATAGACGTGCCTACGCCCACTCCTTTGCCTCCATCTGCCGTACCGAACAGTCGGAAAGAGGCGATCCACTTTCAAGAAACATGGCCCAAAGGCGTACAACCCATCGTAGATTATTCTGCCGGGAAGGCGGGCGGAATGGAACATTTCTACCGTCAGATGGCACAAATCAAAGCACTCGACAGGCCTGTTCGCATTGCCTATTATGGTGATTCGTATATCGAAGGCGACATTTTGACGGGCGATCTACGCGAACTTTTCCAGCAAACTTATGGTGGAAACGGTGTGGGATGGGTAGATTGCGGATCGCACATCTTGCAAAATCGAGCTTCTATCCGGCAGAAATGCAACGGCATCACCGAGTTTGCAGCCGCCAAAAAGCCTTTCGACAAGAGCCGACAGGGCATTAGCGAGCGATATTTTATCCCAGAGGAAGGAGCATGGGCAAAGACCTCGGGCGTTCGATTCCATCCTCACGCCGCACGATGGACGGTTTCTACACTGTTCTTTCACACCCCAACGGGTCTCACCTTGCAAGCCACCAGCCGAAAAGGACATGGCTTTACACAGACGTTCGACGGCGAAGCAGGAGTGCAGACGGCCGTCCTGACCGACTCGACCAGCAGCATTTCCTACACCTTTAGCCACATAGGAGCCGGCACTTCCCTCTTCGGTATGGCCTTAGAGAGCCGTGAAGGCGTGGTGTTAGACAACTTCAGCATGCGCGCTTCGCCCGGTCTTACGCTGGCACAGGTACCCATCAGCCTGCTGAAAGACTTCAATCGGCTGCGCCCCTACGACCTCATCATTCTGCATTTCGGACTGAATATCGCTACGCCGGGCAATCCTTTGAGCGTGATTCGCCATTATGCGCGCAGCATGGAACGGGTGGTGAGAAATCTGAAAGAGGCTTTTCCGCAGACTTCTATCCTTATCATGAGCGTGCCCGACCGTGATCAGCGCACCCAAGAGGGGCTTCGCACGATGAAAGAGGTGCGACAACTCGTGGCCTTTCAAGAGCAACTGGCAGCCAACACCCAGGTGGCCTTCTTCAATTTCTATGAAGCCATGGGCGGAGCCGAGAGTGTTGCTGCCCTGGTAGAACGGGGAATGGCCAACAAAGACTATACACACCTGAATCATAAGGGTGGAAAAGAACTGGCACAACGCATCTTTCCCTCTTTCAAAGCAGGAATTAAGAACTATCAACAACGAAAAGAACGGCAAAAATGA
- the deoC gene encoding deoxyribose-phosphate aldolase, with the protein MSEHHHCACGHEHHEHNTETNKYEAVLAQYATQMDDAEVQASVKKIIAEKVHENDTAEVKRFLFGSIELTSLNTTDSDASILAFTQKVNQFDSAYPHLPHVAAVCTYPCFAEVVSDMLEVDGVEVTCVAGSFPSSQAVIEVKVAETALAVRDGATEIDIVMPVGKFLSGNYEELCDDISELKQACGSRPMKVILETGCLKTATHIKKASLLSMYAGADYIKTSTGKEKVSATPEAAYVMCQAIKEYHEKTGIQIGFKPAGGINTVMDAIIYYTIVKEVLGQEWLTNKWFRLGTSRLANMLLSELTGEDVKFF; encoded by the coding sequence ATGTCAGAACATCATCATTGTGCTTGCGGTCACGAGCACCACGAACACAACACAGAGACCAACAAGTATGAAGCCGTCTTGGCACAGTATGCAACACAGATGGACGACGCTGAGGTACAGGCTTCCGTTAAGAAAATCATCGCCGAGAAAGTGCATGAAAACGACACGGCCGAAGTGAAGCGATTCCTCTTCGGAAGCATCGAGCTCACTTCGCTCAACACCACCGATTCGGATGCAAGCATCCTGGCTTTCACTCAGAAAGTGAACCAATTCGACTCCGCTTATCCCCATCTTCCGCATGTGGCCGCTGTCTGTACCTATCCTTGTTTTGCAGAGGTGGTGAGCGATATGCTCGAGGTAGATGGCGTAGAAGTGACCTGTGTGGCAGGCAGTTTCCCTTCTTCGCAGGCCGTTATCGAAGTGAAAGTAGCCGAAACGGCCCTCGCCGTGCGCGACGGAGCCACCGAAATAGATATCGTTATGCCCGTGGGCAAATTCCTTTCGGGCAACTACGAGGAGCTGTGCGACGACATTTCCGAACTCAAACAGGCCTGTGGCAGTAGACCGATGAAGGTGATTCTCGAGACGGGATGCCTAAAAACGGCTACCCATATCAAAAAGGCCTCATTGCTTTCGATGTATGCCGGGGCCGATTACATCAAGACTTCTACCGGCAAAGAGAAAGTTTCGGCCACGCCCGAGGCGGCCTATGTGATGTGCCAAGCTATCAAAGAGTATCACGAAAAAACGGGTATCCAAATCGGTTTCAAGCCCGCCGGCGGCATCAACACCGTGATGGACGCCATCATTTACTACACCATCGTGAAGGAAGTACTGGGCCAGGAGTGGCTTACCAACAAGTGGTTCCGACTGGGAACAAGCCGTTTGGCCAACATGTTGTTGAGCGAACTCACCGGCGAAGACGTGAAATTCTTCTAA
- a CDS encoding nucleotide pyrophosphohydrolase — translation MTKEKLTLVGAQQLVDQWIKQYGVRYFSELTNLAVLTEEVGELARVMARTYGDQSFKAGEKANLGDEMADVLWVLLCLANQTGVNLEEELLKNIEKKTQRDCNRHIHNKKLTN, via the coding sequence ATGACAAAAGAAAAATTAACTTTAGTCGGCGCACAACAGCTGGTCGACCAATGGATCAAGCAGTACGGCGTGCGCTATTTCTCCGAATTGACCAATCTGGCAGTACTTACCGAGGAGGTAGGAGAACTGGCCCGGGTGATGGCACGCACGTATGGCGACCAGAGTTTTAAGGCCGGAGAGAAGGCCAACCTTGGCGACGAAATGGCTGATGTGCTGTGGGTGCTGCTGTGTTTGGCCAATCAAACGGGTGTGAATCTCGAGGAAGAGCTCCTCAAAAACATCGAGAAAAAAACGCAGAGAGACTGCAATAGACATATTCATAACAAGAAGTTGACAAATTAA
- the dtd gene encoding D-aminoacyl-tRNA deacylase → MRVVVQRVSHASVSIHQEVKSAIQRGLLVLLGIGHDDTQADIALLVKKISHLRIFDDDNGVINLSVRDIDGDVLVVSQFTLMASCKKGNRPSYIAAARPEMAIPLYEKFCQELSLALGKPVQTGCFGADMQVALLNDGPVTICIDTKEEA, encoded by the coding sequence ATGCGAGTAGTCGTTCAACGTGTTTCGCACGCCTCAGTCAGCATTCACCAAGAGGTGAAATCGGCCATCCAAAGAGGCCTTCTCGTGCTCTTAGGCATCGGACATGACGATACCCAAGCAGACATTGCCTTGCTCGTAAAGAAGATAAGCCATCTGCGTATCTTCGACGATGACAACGGCGTGATAAACCTTTCGGTGCGCGATATAGACGGAGACGTGCTCGTTGTGAGCCAATTCACGCTCATGGCCAGCTGCAAAAAGGGCAATCGACCTTCGTACATCGCTGCCGCACGACCCGAGATGGCCATTCCTCTCTATGAGAAGTTCTGCCAAGAACTCTCTCTCGCCCTTGGCAAACCCGTGCAAACGGGCTGCTTCGGAGCAGACATGCAAGTGGCCTTGCTCAACGATGGGCCCGTGACCATTTGTATCGATACGAAGGAAGAGGCATGA